The Aspergillus luchuensis IFO 4308 DNA, chromosome 7, nearly complete sequence genome has a segment encoding these proteins:
- the gel1 gene encoding 1,3-beta-glucanosyltransferase gel1 (CAZy:GH72;~COG:G;~EggNog:ENOG410PHUW;~InterPro:IPR017853,IPR004886;~PFAM:PF00150,PF03198;~SECRETED:SignalP(1-19);~TransMembrane:1 (n3-14c19/20o435-457i)), with translation MKGTAVATALALGASTALAAPSSTIKARDDVTAITVKGNAFFKGDDRFYIRGVDYQPGGSSKLADPIADADGCKRDIEKFKELGLNTIRVYSVDNSKDHDECMNALADAGIYLVLDVNTPKYSLNRADPAPSYNDVYLQYIFATVDKFANYKNTLAFFSGNEVINDGPSSKAAPYVKAVTRDLRQYIRSRNYREIPVGYSAADIDTNRLQMAEYMNCGTDDERSDFFAFNDYSWCDPSSFTTSGWDQKVKNFTGYGLPLFLSEYGCNTNKREFEEVSALYDTKMTGVYSGGLVYEYSQESSNYGLVEIDGNNVKTLSDYDALKSAYSKTSNPEGDGGYNKTGGANPCPAKDSPNWDVDGDSLPAIPEPAKKYMTQGAGKGAGFSGSGSMNAGTQSTSTATPGSGSVSSSSSSSGSSGTSTSSTGAAAGLQIPGLAMAPVMVGLVTVLSTVFGAGLVLL, from the exons ATGAAGGGCACCGCTGTCGCGACTGCCCTCGCTCTTGGTGCCTCCACCGCTCTCGCTGCGCCTTCGTCGACCATCAAGGCCCGTGATGATGTGACGGCCATCACCGTCAAGGGCAATGCCTTCTTCAAGGGCGACGACCGATTCTACATCCGTGGTGTCGACTACCAGCCTGGTGGTTCCTCCAAACTCGCTGACCCCATTGCCGATGCCGATGGCTGCAAGCGTGACATCGAGAAGTTCAAGGAGCTCGGCCTGAACACCATCCGTGTCTACTCGGTCGACAACTCCAAGGACCACGACGAGTGCATGAACGCTCTGGCGGATGCTGGCATCTACCTGGTGCTGGATGTCAACACCCCCAAGTATTCCCTCAACCGTGCCGATCCCGCCCCGTCATACAACGATGTGTACCTGCAATACATCTTCGCCACGGTCGACAAGTTCGCCAACTACAAGAACACCCTGGCTTTCTTCTCGGGTAACGAGGTCATCAACGATGGTCCCTCTTCCAAGGCTGCTCCCTATGTCAAGGCTGTCACGCGTGACCTGCGCCAGTACATCCGCAGCCGCAACTACCGTGAGATCCCTGTCGGGTACTCTGCT GCCGACATTGATACCAACCGTCTTCAGATGGCTGAGTACATGAACTGCGGTACCGACGATGAGCGCAGtgacttcttcgccttcaacGACTACTCCTGGTGCGAcccctcctctttcaccacctccggctGGGaccagaaggtgaagaacTTCACCGGATACGGCTTGCCTCTGTTCCTGTCCGAGTATGGCTGCAACACCAACAAGCGTGAGTTCGAGGAGGTCAGCGCTCTGTACGACACCAAGATGACCGGCGTCTACTCTGGTGGTCTGGTCTACGAGTACTCCCAGGAATCCAGCAACTACGGTCTGGTGGAGATCGATGGCAACAACGTGAAGACTCTGTCCGACTACGATGCGTTGAAGTCGGCCTACTCCAAGACTAGCAACCCCGAGGGTGACGGCGGCTACAACAAGACCGGTGGTGCCAACCCCTGCCCGGCCAAGGACTCCCCCAACTGGGATGTTGATGGAGACTCCCTGCCCGCCATCCCCGAACCTGCGAAGAAGTACATGACTCAGGGCGCTGGCAAGGGCGCCGGATTCTCCGGCTCTGGTAGCATGAACGCCGGCACGCAGTCCACCAGCACCGCGACCCCCGGATCGGGCTCGGTTAGCTCATCGAGCTCCAGCTCGGGCTCCAGCGGCACCTCGACGAGCTCCAcgggcgctgctgctggactGCAGATTCCCGGCCTCGCCATGGCCCCTGTGATGGTGGGACTGGTGACGGTGCTGTCCACCGTCTTCGGTGCCGGACTCGTCCTGCTGTAA